A stretch of Amycolatopsis balhimycina FH 1894 DNA encodes these proteins:
- a CDS encoding TauD/TfdA family dioxygenase, which produces MGSLGVKEFLPLDWVVGPGEPASAEVRGLTGLSEAVSWLAAAAPSLRAALHRHGAVHLRGLPIASVEDFGQVRDTLMPARTPYREKATPRSDFGNGVFSSTDLPAAQRIRMHNENSYTLTFPGLLMFSCLIAPPEGGATPVADVRQVLRALPPELVAKVRAHGWLLNRSYSEHISTDWRTAFAAATRDDVERYCAENLIACRWQDDGHLRTSQLRPGVISHPVTGEEVWFNHLAFWNEWSLDEELRETLIDEFGREDLPFNTAIGDGSPLTREEMAALDAAYDAATVRKQWQPGDLLLVDNVLATHGRDPFRGDRKIVVAMGEPVDVAGCAPTVRPAASGAR; this is translated from the coding sequence ATGGGTTCCCTGGGCGTCAAAGAATTCCTGCCGCTCGACTGGGTGGTCGGACCCGGCGAGCCGGCGAGCGCCGAAGTGCGCGGGCTGACCGGCCTCTCCGAGGCCGTGTCCTGGCTCGCCGCGGCGGCGCCGTCGCTGCGGGCGGCGTTGCACCGCCACGGCGCGGTGCACCTGCGTGGCCTGCCGATCGCGAGCGTCGAGGACTTCGGGCAGGTGCGCGACACGCTGATGCCGGCCCGCACGCCGTACCGCGAGAAGGCGACGCCGCGCAGCGACTTCGGCAACGGCGTCTTCTCGTCGACCGATCTCCCGGCCGCGCAGCGGATCCGGATGCACAACGAGAACAGCTACACGCTCACCTTCCCCGGGCTGCTGATGTTCTCCTGCCTGATCGCGCCGCCCGAGGGCGGGGCGACGCCGGTGGCGGACGTCCGGCAGGTGCTGCGCGCGCTGCCGCCGGAGCTCGTGGCGAAGGTCCGCGCGCACGGCTGGCTGCTGAACCGCAGCTACTCCGAGCACATCTCGACCGACTGGCGGACCGCGTTCGCCGCGGCCACCCGGGACGACGTCGAACGCTACTGCGCCGAGAACCTGATCGCGTGCCGCTGGCAGGACGACGGGCACCTGCGGACCAGCCAGCTGCGGCCCGGCGTCATCAGCCACCCGGTCACCGGCGAAGAGGTCTGGTTCAACCACCTGGCCTTCTGGAACGAGTGGTCCCTCGACGAAGAGCTGCGGGAGACGCTGATCGACGAGTTCGGCCGCGAAGACCTGCCGTTCAACACGGCGATCGGCGACGGCAGCCCGCTGACGCGCGAGGAGATGGCGGCGCTGGACGCCGCCTACGACGCCGCGACGGTGCGCAAGCAGTGGCAGCCGGGCGACCTGCTGCTCGTCGACAACGTCCTGGCGACCCACGGGCGCGACCCGTTCCGCGGGGACCGCAAGATCGTCGTCGCGATGGGCGAGCCCGTCGACGTCGCCGGCTGCGCGCCCACCGTGCGCCCGGCCGCGAGCGGAGCCCGCTGA
- a CDS encoding cobalamin B12-binding domain-containing protein: MTSELRPVAVVSSTASDAHTWNLVYLQLLLEELGFAVSNLGACVPDDLVVGECRRLGPDVVVISTVNGHGHADGLRLAPRLRALPELAGTALVIGGKLGVDGTRGAAGELRLCAAGFDRVFGDGDIGAFRRYLAALAVGVAS; the protein is encoded by the coding sequence GTGACTTCGGAACTTCGCCCGGTCGCGGTGGTCAGCAGCACGGCCTCCGACGCACACACGTGGAACCTCGTGTACCTGCAGCTTTTGCTGGAAGAACTCGGCTTCGCGGTTTCGAACCTCGGCGCGTGCGTCCCGGACGACCTGGTGGTCGGCGAGTGCCGCCGGCTGGGGCCGGACGTGGTGGTGATCAGCACCGTCAACGGGCACGGCCACGCCGACGGCCTGCGGCTGGCACCCCGGCTGCGGGCGCTGCCCGAACTGGCCGGCACGGCGCTGGTCATCGGCGGGAAGCTCGGCGTCGACGGCACCCGCGGCGCGGCCGGTGAGCTCCGGCTGTGCGCGGCCGGGTTCGACCGCGTCTTCGGCGACGGCGACATCGGGGCCTTCCGCCGGTACCTCGCCGCTCTCGCCGTGGGGGTGGCGTCGTGA
- a CDS encoding glutamate synthase-related protein has translation MRAAGFPEAAVRDRAARGAAAVFPAESAYGNEVFGAAAADGDELDRARLVPPVFVPLRLEKLIELGREPLFTDVDLATVIGGFASPLPLLLSAFGSTRLGGGDLAMAASRQAGRLGIPMVLGENVVPVNGYANALLIRVRAYAGEVPDGLGGVVVQQSTEDADAEVWNLVYSDPSASPLLDGGRLGFELKVGQGAKPGLGGMTLLDAAAAARVDGQYALTDIGSAEHTLRSGSPGTFTGEILRQQIRLMRNNFPRARVWVKLPPGRDVAEAARVAWAAGADAVTVDGAEGGTGWAPTAFLGHVGLPLAECLRRIGPPEGCLLAGGRMWEGTRVVKALALGVRAAALGRAALVAVDEDRSHGLERLVAALALEARLLISALGKYRPDALAADDVWPAGQLPLQLPVEAVPTA, from the coding sequence GTGAGGGCCGCCGGCTTTCCCGAGGCCGCCGTCCGGGACCGCGCCGCGCGGGGTGCCGCCGCGGTGTTCCCGGCCGAGTCCGCCTACGGCAACGAGGTGTTCGGTGCCGCGGCCGCCGATGGTGACGAGCTGGACCGGGCCAGGCTGGTGCCGCCGGTGTTCGTGCCGCTGCGGCTGGAGAAGCTGATCGAGCTGGGCCGAGAGCCACTGTTCACCGACGTCGACCTGGCCACCGTGATCGGCGGGTTCGCCTCGCCGCTGCCGCTGCTGCTCTCGGCGTTCGGGTCGACGCGGCTCGGCGGCGGCGACCTCGCGATGGCGGCGTCCCGGCAGGCCGGGCGGCTCGGCATCCCGATGGTGCTCGGCGAGAACGTCGTGCCGGTCAACGGGTACGCGAACGCCCTGCTCATCCGCGTCCGGGCCTACGCCGGCGAGGTGCCCGACGGGCTCGGCGGCGTCGTGGTCCAGCAGAGCACCGAGGACGCCGACGCCGAGGTCTGGAACCTCGTGTACAGCGATCCCTCGGCGTCGCCGCTGCTCGACGGGGGACGGCTCGGGTTCGAGCTGAAGGTGGGGCAGGGCGCCAAACCGGGCCTCGGCGGGATGACGCTGCTGGACGCGGCCGCGGCGGCGCGCGTCGACGGCCAGTACGCGCTCACCGACATCGGCTCGGCTGAACACACCCTGCGTTCCGGCAGTCCCGGCACCTTCACCGGCGAGATCCTGCGCCAGCAGATCCGCTTGATGCGCAACAACTTCCCGCGCGCCCGGGTCTGGGTGAAGCTGCCGCCTGGCCGGGACGTCGCCGAGGCCGCCCGGGTCGCGTGGGCGGCGGGCGCGGACGCGGTCACCGTCGACGGCGCGGAAGGCGGGACGGGCTGGGCGCCCACCGCCTTCCTCGGCCACGTCGGGCTGCCGCTGGCCGAGTGCCTGCGCCGGATCGGGCCGCCGGAGGGCTGCCTGCTCGCCGGCGGCCGGATGTGGGAAGGCACGCGGGTGGTCAAGGCCCTCGCGCTGGGCGTTCGCGCGGCGGCGCTCGGCCGGGCAGCACTGGTCGCGGTGGACGAAGACCGCTCGCACGGCCTGGAGCGGCTGGTGGCGGCGCTGGCGCTGGAAGCCCGGCTGCTGATCAGCGCGCTGGGCAAGTACCGCCCGGACGCGCTGGCGGCCGACGACGTCTGGCCTGCCGGGCAACTGCCGCTTCAGCTGCCGGTCGAGGCCGTTCCCACCGCTTAG
- a CDS encoding non-ribosomal peptide synthetase: MAGLLTRFHAAVRRSPERIAVRDTAATLTFAELDRRTAALAGALRAQGVGRGDRVGVALGRGRDLVVALLAVWRTGAAYVPLDPAYPADRLAFMAADAEIRVLVSATAVPWLPADAVVVAPGAEGPLAPDTAVSDLDPAYVIYTSGSTGRPKGVPAHHGAVATLVAALEQAGMYAAGPRVVAWNASVSFDASVQQWARVCRGDTVVVLDDAHRTDPARLVAWLDEGGVTDLDLTPSHWTALREHLPGRAVRLFIGGEPIPEPMWRELAESGLEALNLYGPTESTVDATATWVTGPAPHIGVPLAGIRAHILDSALRPAPSGELYLSGPRLTAGYLGRPGLTAGRFVPDPFGEPGSRLYRTGDEVRWSAGGTLEFLGRLDRQVKLRGYRIELGEIEAVLRDCPGVTSAVVVLRDEQLVAYHVGGGELREAAAATLPEYMVPAAFVRLDELPRTPNGKLDTAALPAPEAGSGGPAPSGPVEELIADVWSEVLGRDGVGADDDFFALGGHSLVALRVVARLKKNFGVPVSTKDVYRHPKLADLAKHVSALATT; encoded by the coding sequence ATGGCCGGCCTGCTCACCCGCTTCCACGCCGCGGTCCGCCGCTCCCCCGAGCGGATCGCCGTGCGGGACACCGCGGCCACGCTGACCTTCGCCGAGCTGGACCGCCGGACCGCAGCGCTGGCCGGCGCGCTGCGCGCCCAGGGCGTCGGGCGCGGCGACCGGGTCGGGGTCGCCCTCGGCCGGGGCCGCGACCTCGTCGTGGCGCTGCTCGCCGTCTGGCGGACCGGCGCCGCCTACGTGCCCCTCGACCCGGCCTACCCGGCCGACCGGCTGGCCTTCATGGCCGCCGACGCGGAGATCCGGGTCCTGGTGTCGGCGACGGCCGTGCCCTGGCTCCCGGCGGACGCGGTCGTCGTCGCGCCCGGCGCGGAGGGCCCGCTTGCGCCCGACACCGCCGTTTCGGACCTCGATCCGGCGTACGTGATCTACACGTCCGGCTCGACCGGCCGCCCGAAGGGCGTCCCGGCGCACCACGGCGCGGTGGCCACGCTCGTCGCCGCGCTGGAACAGGCGGGCATGTACGCGGCCGGGCCCCGGGTCGTCGCCTGGAACGCCAGCGTGTCGTTCGACGCGTCCGTGCAGCAGTGGGCCCGGGTGTGCCGCGGGGACACCGTCGTGGTCCTCGACGACGCCCACCGGACCGACCCGGCCCGGCTGGTCGCGTGGCTGGACGAAGGCGGCGTGACCGACCTCGACCTGACGCCGTCGCACTGGACGGCGCTGCGCGAGCACCTGCCCGGCCGCGCGGTGCGGCTGTTCATCGGCGGCGAGCCGATCCCGGAGCCGATGTGGCGCGAACTGGCCGAAAGCGGGCTGGAGGCGCTCAACCTCTACGGCCCCACGGAGTCCACAGTGGACGCCACGGCGACCTGGGTCACCGGGCCGGCCCCGCACATCGGCGTCCCGCTGGCCGGGATCCGGGCCCACATCCTCGACTCCGCCCTGCGTCCCGCGCCATCGGGCGAGCTTTACCTGTCCGGGCCCCGGCTCACGGCCGGGTACCTCGGCCGGCCGGGCCTGACCGCCGGCCGGTTCGTGCCCGACCCCTTCGGGGAGCCCGGCTCGCGGCTGTACCGGACCGGCGACGAGGTCCGCTGGTCGGCGGGCGGGACCCTGGAGTTCCTCGGGCGGCTCGACCGCCAGGTCAAGCTGCGCGGCTACCGGATCGAGCTCGGCGAGATCGAGGCGGTGCTGCGGGACTGTCCCGGTGTCACGTCCGCCGTGGTCGTGCTGCGCGACGAGCAGCTGGTCGCTTACCACGTGGGCGGCGGCGAACTCCGCGAGGCGGCCGCCGCGACGCTGCCGGAGTACATGGTGCCGGCCGCGTTCGTCCGGCTCGACGAGCTCCCGCGCACGCCGAACGGCAAGCTCGACACCGCGGCGCTGCCCGCACCGGAAGCCGGCTCCGGCGGCCCGGCTCCCAGCGGGCCGGTCGAAGAGCTGATCGCGGACGTCTGGTCGGAGGTACTGGGCCGCGACGGCGTCGGCGCCGACGACGACTTCTTCGCCCTCGGCGGGCACTCGCTGGTCGCCCTGCGCGTGGTCGCCCGGCTGAAGAAGAACTTCGGCGTCCCGGTGTCCACGAAGGACGTGTACCGGCACCCCAAGCTGGCCGACCTCGCCAAGCACGTCTCGGCACTCGCCACGACCTGA
- a CDS encoding thioesterase II family protein has product MDNPNTVVRARPNPDATKTLVCLGFCGGGSGPYLPWADVLPPDVELVTICYPGRDGRFLDDFAPDWDTLAEDATNAVTAAAAPRPYLLFGHSMGGWMAFDVANRLQRRGGPLPETLIVSSANAPSRGLTPRDMFPAQQDTDEQLVAWMRTNGLLPGYVLDDPELSEMALELMRADIRVRDTFGYTEGATVDVPLEVLTGADDDVIVPDAAEQWRSLARGGYRHVELPGGHFYTPEIWRTLPARIPALAPVPAG; this is encoded by the coding sequence ATGGACAACCCCAACACCGTGGTGCGGGCCAGACCCAACCCGGACGCGACGAAGACGCTGGTGTGCCTCGGTTTCTGCGGCGGCGGCTCCGGCCCGTACCTGCCGTGGGCCGACGTGCTGCCGCCCGACGTCGAGCTGGTGACGATCTGCTACCCGGGCCGCGACGGCCGCTTCCTCGACGACTTCGCCCCGGACTGGGACACCCTCGCCGAGGACGCGACGAACGCGGTGACCGCGGCCGCCGCACCCCGGCCGTACCTGCTGTTCGGGCACAGCATGGGCGGCTGGATGGCGTTCGACGTGGCGAACCGCCTGCAGCGGCGCGGCGGCCCGCTCCCGGAGACGCTGATCGTGTCGTCGGCGAACGCGCCGAGCCGCGGGCTCACCCCGCGGGACATGTTCCCGGCCCAGCAGGACACCGACGAGCAGCTGGTGGCGTGGATGCGCACCAACGGCCTGCTGCCCGGGTACGTGCTCGACGACCCGGAACTGAGCGAGATGGCCCTGGAGCTCATGCGGGCCGACATCCGGGTCCGGGACACCTTCGGCTACACCGAGGGCGCGACGGTCGATGTCCCGCTGGAAGTCCTCACCGGCGCCGACGACGACGTGATCGTGCCGGACGCGGCCGAGCAGTGGCGCTCGCTCGCCCGCGGCGGTTACCGGCACGTGGAACTGCCCGGCGGGCACTTCTACACCCCGGAGATCTGGCGGACCCTGCCGGCCCGGATCCCGGCACTCGCCCCGGTTCCGGCAGGCTGA
- a CDS encoding non-ribosomal peptide synthetase produces the protein MSVQDEKPAVTIDSFDLGELTGPPVAVPVRVARIAARWPDRPALRRGDRVLTYGGLEELVAAVAARLAAAGAAPGDVVAVRGTDRFDQVTGLLAVWRAGGVHLALDPAAPAGRTERLIERAGVRLLLDGGEVKVLKPASVAAPVTGEQLAYLIHTSGTTGEPKAVAVAHGPLAAHVEAISARFGLRADDVVLHFARSTVDVAVEQITTALTTGACLVVPEAKLLSAEEFWQLLETERVTVANVAAGYFHDLVASIGAGRAVPPSLRTMISGSDRLSPAAAATWLERTGVRLFNAYGPTEAVITATVHEVRPGKGVTVGAPVGDRIAHLLDEHLRPVDEGELYLGGSSLAAGYLGDGGRTAERFVPDPFTGARMYRTGDRARRTADGELEFLGRADDQVKIRGFRVEPGEVENALAAHPAVAACAVVPHESANGTQLAAYVVAKAEPPGYPEIRDFLAKSLPEHLIPASVTPLEQLPLTAAGKVDRAALPEPARVETGYRAPRTPAEQLLAAIWADVLGVPRVGLDDNFFHLGGDSLTAVRVAGRVLEVFGPVSPYRIFDAPTLESFAAALHESAGEERPGPVRTPAAEAPLSRFQRGLWLLDAWQPGTSTYNVPWVFDFTGLLDGDLLKTALQQVVDRHETLRTTFEVTGTLPRQVIHPRLEVPFRITEAADPAGLIAADARTPFDLETGPLLRARLVRTSATTASLVLVFHHIVWDEGSLAVLDRELRECYTALLEGRAPRLPDLAVQYADYAKWLQDNGIAETQLAYWAEHLRGVADRPALAPDHPRPAEPAQICGYHRFAFDAGLAAAVREFARDADATPFMVLLAGLVLAVHRTGGADDLVFGTPVSVRERPELDALIGYFITLVPLRFRIEPEATLRDVLEHVRGVALDGYRHQDVPLEEITSRVLGERSGERNPLFQLVFEMHTADPSPLPFGEARLSRRLHVNELSRFDLSWSVEDDGTGFTGRIEYDTDLFEAATLAALGEAWRTAVTDLVTDPDGLLRAPVAAGPDLPVHELFERQVRRSPAAVALVSGDDELTYAELNARANRVARRLRAHGVTAGAVVAVSIERDTDLVVALLGALKAGAGYTLLDPELPEARRADAIAAVQARLVVDREFVAAAEGAEGDLGLPVTAEAVACVMFTSGSTGRPKGVAASHRALAATYLDQDYALFAPGEVWLQCSPVSWDAFGLEVYGPLLFGGTCVLHPGQRPDPETMTGLVARHGVTQLQLSASLFNFLVDEFPAIFAGLRVVFTGGERASVAHVARLRERYPHVRIVNGYGPVESMGFTTCHVVADADLSTPSIPIGVPVAHKDVRVLDDGFRPSAEGELYATGDGLALGYVGQPGLTAERFLPDPLGPPGSRMYRTGDVGGRTPAGTLTITGRADDQVKIRGFRVEPGEVAAALARHPSVKDCAVVAHAGGLAAYLVARDTPPGYQDVCDHLATLLPDYMIPASVTALGTLPLTPNGKLDRAALPSPESVVVVVPAEPAVTAAERLVAAVWAEVLGVDAVGMDDSFFRLGGNSLAAVRVALRLSTETGTRVAPRLVFAARTVRALAQRLEVRA, from the coding sequence ATGTCGGTGCAGGACGAGAAACCGGCCGTGACGATCGATTCCTTCGACCTCGGCGAGCTGACCGGCCCGCCGGTCGCGGTGCCGGTGCGCGTCGCGCGGATCGCGGCCCGGTGGCCGGACCGCCCGGCGCTGCGCCGCGGCGACCGCGTGCTCACCTACGGCGGGCTCGAGGAGCTGGTCGCGGCCGTGGCGGCCCGGCTGGCCGCCGCGGGCGCGGCGCCGGGTGACGTGGTCGCGGTGCGCGGCACGGACCGCTTCGACCAGGTCACCGGCCTGCTGGCGGTCTGGCGGGCCGGCGGCGTGCACCTGGCGCTGGACCCGGCGGCGCCCGCCGGGCGCACCGAGCGGCTGATCGAGCGGGCCGGGGTCCGGCTCCTGTTGGACGGCGGCGAGGTGAAGGTCCTGAAGCCGGCAAGTGTCGCCGCGCCCGTGACTGGTGAGCAGCTCGCCTACCTCATCCACACCTCGGGCACCACCGGCGAACCGAAGGCGGTCGCCGTGGCGCACGGGCCGCTGGCCGCGCACGTCGAGGCGATCTCCGCCCGCTTCGGCCTTCGCGCCGACGACGTCGTGCTGCACTTCGCGCGGTCCACAGTGGATGTCGCCGTCGAGCAGATCACCACCGCGCTGACCACCGGGGCCTGCCTCGTCGTCCCGGAGGCGAAGCTCCTGTCCGCCGAGGAGTTCTGGCAGCTGCTCGAAACCGAACGGGTCACCGTCGCGAACGTCGCCGCCGGCTACTTCCACGACCTCGTCGCCTCGATCGGCGCCGGCCGCGCGGTGCCGCCGTCGCTGCGGACGATGATCTCCGGCAGCGACCGGCTCTCCCCGGCCGCGGCCGCGACCTGGCTGGAGCGTACCGGTGTCCGGCTGTTCAACGCCTACGGCCCGACGGAAGCCGTGATCACCGCCACCGTGCACGAAGTCCGGCCCGGCAAGGGAGTCACCGTCGGCGCCCCGGTCGGCGACCGGATCGCCCACCTGCTCGACGAGCACCTGCGGCCCGTCGACGAAGGCGAGCTGTACCTGGGCGGCTCCTCCCTCGCGGCCGGGTACCTCGGCGACGGCGGCCGCACCGCCGAGCGCTTCGTGCCGGACCCGTTCACGGGCGCCCGGATGTACCGCACCGGCGACCGCGCCCGCCGCACCGCGGACGGCGAACTGGAGTTCCTCGGCCGCGCCGACGACCAGGTGAAGATCCGCGGTTTCCGCGTCGAGCCCGGCGAGGTGGAGAACGCTCTGGCCGCGCACCCGGCCGTCGCCGCCTGCGCGGTCGTGCCCCACGAGTCCGCGAACGGCACCCAGCTCGCCGCATACGTCGTCGCCAAGGCCGAACCGCCCGGCTATCCGGAAATCCGGGACTTCCTCGCGAAATCCCTGCCGGAACACCTGATCCCCGCCAGCGTGACGCCCCTCGAACAGCTGCCGCTGACCGCCGCCGGCAAGGTCGACCGCGCCGCCCTGCCGGAACCGGCTCGCGTCGAAACCGGCTACCGGGCCCCGCGCACCCCGGCCGAGCAGCTGCTCGCCGCCATCTGGGCCGACGTCCTCGGCGTACCGCGCGTCGGCCTCGACGACAACTTCTTCCACCTCGGCGGCGACTCGCTCACCGCGGTCCGCGTGGCCGGGCGCGTGCTCGAAGTGTTCGGCCCGGTTTCGCCGTACCGCATCTTCGACGCGCCGACCCTCGAGAGCTTCGCCGCCGCGCTGCATGAAAGCGCCGGTGAAGAACGTCCCGGCCCGGTCCGCACCCCGGCCGCCGAAGCCCCGCTCTCGCGGTTCCAGCGCGGGCTCTGGCTGCTCGACGCCTGGCAGCCGGGCACGTCCACCTACAACGTGCCCTGGGTGTTCGACTTCACCGGCCTGCTGGACGGAGACCTGCTGAAAACCGCGCTCCAGCAGGTCGTCGACCGCCACGAGACCCTGCGCACGACGTTCGAGGTCACCGGAACCCTGCCGCGCCAGGTGATCCACCCGCGGCTCGAGGTGCCGTTCCGGATCACCGAGGCCGCCGACCCGGCCGGGCTGATCGCGGCCGACGCCCGGACGCCGTTCGACCTCGAAACCGGGCCGCTGCTGCGGGCGCGCCTGGTCCGGACGTCGGCCACGACCGCGAGCCTGGTGCTCGTCTTCCACCACATCGTCTGGGACGAAGGCTCCCTCGCCGTGCTCGACCGCGAGCTGCGCGAGTGCTACACCGCGCTGCTCGAAGGCCGCGCGCCGCGGCTGCCGGACCTGGCCGTCCAGTACGCCGACTATGCGAAGTGGTTGCAGGACAACGGGATCGCCGAGACGCAGCTCGCCTACTGGGCCGAGCACCTGCGCGGCGTGGCGGACCGCCCGGCGCTGGCGCCCGATCACCCGCGACCCGCCGAACCGGCGCAGATCTGCGGCTACCACCGCTTCGCGTTCGACGCCGGCCTCGCCGCCGCGGTCCGGGAGTTCGCGCGGGACGCCGACGCCACGCCGTTCATGGTGCTGCTGGCCGGGCTGGTCCTGGCCGTGCACCGGACCGGCGGCGCGGACGACCTCGTGTTCGGCACCCCGGTCAGCGTCCGCGAACGCCCCGAGCTCGACGCGCTCATCGGCTACTTCATCACGCTCGTGCCGCTGCGGTTCCGCATCGAGCCCGAGGCGACCCTGCGGGACGTGCTCGAACACGTCCGCGGCGTTGCCCTCGACGGCTACCGCCACCAGGACGTTCCCCTCGAAGAGATCACGAGCCGGGTGCTGGGGGAGCGGTCGGGTGAGCGGAACCCGCTGTTCCAGCTGGTCTTCGAGATGCACACGGCCGACCCGAGCCCGCTGCCGTTCGGCGAGGCGCGGCTGTCGAGGCGGCTGCACGTCAACGAGCTGTCCCGGTTCGACCTGTCGTGGTCGGTCGAGGACGACGGGACCGGCTTCACCGGGCGGATCGAGTACGACACCGACTTGTTCGAAGCCGCGACCCTCGCGGCGCTCGGCGAGGCCTGGCGGACGGCGGTGACCGACCTGGTCACCGACCCGGACGGCCTCCTCCGGGCGCCGGTCGCCGCCGGCCCGGACCTGCCGGTGCACGAGCTGTTCGAACGGCAGGTCCGCCGGAGCCCGGCCGCCGTCGCCCTGGTCTCCGGCGACGACGAACTGACCTACGCGGAGCTGAACGCGCGGGCCAACCGCGTCGCCCGGCGCCTGCGCGCCCACGGCGTGACCGCGGGTGCGGTGGTCGCCGTGTCGATCGAGCGTGACACCGATCTGGTGGTGGCGTTGCTGGGCGCGCTCAAGGCCGGCGCCGGGTACACGCTGCTGGACCCGGAACTGCCCGAAGCCCGCCGAGCGGACGCGATCGCCGCGGTCCAGGCCCGCCTGGTCGTGGACCGCGAGTTCGTCGCGGCGGCCGAAGGAGCCGAAGGCGACCTCGGCCTTCCCGTCACGGCCGAGGCGGTCGCGTGCGTGATGTTCACGTCGGGGTCGACCGGACGGCCGAAGGGCGTCGCCGCGTCGCACCGCGCCCTCGCCGCGACGTACCTGGACCAGGACTACGCGCTGTTCGCGCCCGGTGAGGTGTGGCTGCAGTGCTCGCCGGTGTCCTGGGACGCCTTCGGCCTGGAGGTGTATGGCCCGCTCCTGTTCGGCGGCACCTGCGTGCTGCACCCGGGCCAGCGGCCGGACCCCGAGACGATGACCGGGCTCGTCGCCCGGCACGGCGTCACGCAGCTGCAGCTGTCGGCCAGCCTGTTCAACTTCCTCGTCGACGAGTTCCCCGCGATCTTCGCCGGCCTGCGCGTGGTGTTCACCGGCGGTGAGCGCGCCTCGGTGGCGCACGTGGCGCGGCTGCGCGAGCGGTACCCGCACGTGCGGATCGTCAACGGCTACGGGCCGGTCGAGAGCATGGGCTTCACCACCTGCCACGTCGTCGCCGACGCCGACCTGAGCACGCCGTCGATCCCGATCGGCGTCCCGGTCGCGCACAAGGACGTCCGCGTGCTCGACGACGGCTTCCGGCCGTCGGCCGAAGGGGAGCTGTACGCGACCGGCGACGGGCTGGCCCTCGGGTACGTTGGCCAGCCGGGCCTGACCGCGGAACGGTTCCTGCCCGACCCGCTCGGCCCACCCGGCTCGCGGATGTACCGCACGGGCGACGTCGGCGGCCGGACGCCGGCGGGCACGCTGACCATCACCGGGCGCGCCGACGACCAGGTGAAGATCCGCGGCTTCCGGGTCGAGCCCGGCGAGGTCGCCGCCGCGCTGGCGCGGCACCCGAGTGTCAAGGACTGCGCCGTGGTCGCGCACGCCGGCGGGCTCGCGGCCTACCTCGTCGCCCGGGACACCCCGCCCGGCTACCAGGACGTCTGCGACCACCTCGCCACGCTGCTGCCGGACTACATGATCCCGGCGAGCGTCACCGCGCTCGGCACGCTTCCCTTGACACCCAACGGAAAGCTGGACCGCGCCGCGCTGCCGTCCCCGGAGAGCGTCGTGGTGGTGGTGCCGGCCGAGCCGGCCGTCACCGCGGCCGAACGGCTGGTCGCGGCGGTGTGGGCCGAGGTGCTCGGAGTCGACGCGGTCGGCATGGACGACAGCTTCTTCCGGCTCGGCGGCAACTCCCTGGCCGCGGTCCGCGTCGCCCTGCGCCTGTCCACCGAGACCGGCACCCGGGTCGCGCCGCGGCTGGTGTTCGCGGCCAGGACCGTCCGCGCGCTGGCCCAGCGGCTGGAGGTGCGGGCATGA
- a CDS encoding asparagine synthetase A, translated as MNDTYDGELPPPLPVHLASPVTQSALRVQHQVLVAVREFLGGEGFTELLPPVIGPVTDPGVRGSKQLDVDYYGHRYKLMTSGILYKQASLLGFGKIFYIAPNVRAEPVETCSTRRHLAEFHQIDVELAGASRAQAQDVAERLLTHVVKHVLATVPGELTGLGRDLTTLAGVLSGTFGRMTHAAAVARLHELGHPQSPDAEIDWTGEELLSRTTGRPFFVDDYPKGSRGFYDRESTTEPGILRNFDLLAPGGFGELASGSERESDYARIVTRMRETGENPAKYGWYLDMVREGIPASAGFGLGLERLVRFLTGLDAVWRVNAYPKVPGLVAP; from the coding sequence ATGAACGACACCTACGACGGGGAGCTGCCACCGCCGCTGCCCGTGCACCTCGCCTCACCCGTCACCCAGAGCGCGCTGCGCGTGCAGCACCAGGTGCTGGTCGCGGTCCGCGAGTTCCTCGGCGGCGAGGGGTTCACCGAACTGCTGCCGCCGGTGATCGGCCCGGTGACCGACCCCGGCGTCCGCGGCTCGAAGCAGCTGGACGTCGACTACTACGGCCACCGCTACAAGCTGATGACCAGCGGGATCCTCTACAAGCAGGCATCGCTGCTCGGCTTCGGGAAGATCTTCTACATCGCGCCCAACGTCCGCGCGGAGCCGGTGGAGACGTGCTCGACGCGGCGGCACCTCGCGGAGTTCCACCAGATCGACGTCGAGCTGGCGGGCGCGAGCCGGGCGCAGGCCCAGGACGTCGCCGAACGGCTGCTGACGCACGTCGTGAAGCACGTGCTGGCGACGGTCCCCGGCGAGCTGACCGGGCTGGGCCGGGATCTCACGACGCTGGCCGGCGTCCTGTCCGGGACGTTCGGCCGCATGACGCACGCCGCCGCCGTCGCCCGGCTGCACGAGCTGGGCCACCCGCAGAGCCCGGACGCGGAGATCGACTGGACCGGCGAGGAACTGCTGTCCCGGACCACCGGACGCCCGTTCTTCGTCGACGACTACCCGAAGGGCTCTCGCGGTTTCTACGACCGGGAAAGCACGACCGAACCCGGCATCCTCCGCAACTTCGACCTCCTCGCGCCCGGCGGGTTCGGCGAACTGGCCAGCGGCAGCGAACGGGAGTCCGACTACGCCCGGATCGTCACGCGGATGCGCGAGACGGGGGAGAACCCGGCCAAGTACGGCTGGTACCTCGACATGGTCCGCGAAGGCATCCCCGCCAGCGCGGGCTTCGGGCTGGGCCTGGAGCGGCTCGTCCGGTTCCTCACCGGGCTCGACGCGGTGTGGCGGGTCAACGCCTACCCGAAGGTCCCCGGGCTGGTGGCGCCGTGA